One genomic segment of Vespa crabro chromosome 3, iyVesCrab1.2, whole genome shotgun sequence includes these proteins:
- the LOC124423229 gene encoding RING-type E3 ubiquitin-protein ligase PPIL2, which produces MGKRQHQKDKMYLTYTEWTTLYGGKRSGPLESSEDTTFRRLPYDHCCLSLKPFEHPYCDVLGHIFELEPLLEYVKRFKHNPVTGKSLDPKTLIKLNFYKNAQGQYHCPVLFKPFTKHSHIVAIKTTGNVMSWEAVEQLNIKTRNWKDLVNDEPFTRKDIITIQDPNNVTKFNLSTFHHIKNNIRVEDEEAIRERSDPTAKLKTVSMETKEILAELKRDYKEPEIKEETNKLQADKFNAAHYSTGAVAAGFTSTVMPRETTHQAAVIAEDLVRYERVKKKGYVRLLTNFGALNLELHCDLVPKTCENFVKHCQNGYYNGTKFHRSIRNFMIQGGDPTNTGNGGTSIWSKAFEDEFKPNLIHQGRGILSMANSGPNTNGSQFFITFRSCRHLDRKHTVFGKIVGGLETLNTIEKIEVDNKDRPIEDIIIQGVLVFVDPFQEAEEQLIAERAAEAEKLAQEASKSKNADKKEGSDILKIYRSGVGKYLKINKDENTDKDEPLTVEPAFKKKKVITNSFGNFSSW; this is translated from the exons ATGGGGAAACGGCAACATCAGAaagataaaat GTATTTAACATATACAGAATGGACAACATTATATGGTGGAAAAAGATCAGGTCCTCTGGAATCTAGTGAAGATACTACGTTTCGACGTTTACCTTACGATCACTGTTGTCTGAGTTTAAAACCATTTGAACATCCTTATTGCGACGTGCTAGGGCACATCTTTGAATTAGAACCACTTTTGGAATatgtaaaaagatttaaacaTAATCCTGTAACAGGAAAATCTTTAGATcctaaaacattaataaagttaaactTCTACAAAAATGCACAAGGACAATATCACTGTCCGGTTCTTTTCAAACCGTTTACAAAACATTCGCATATTGTTGCTATTAAAACAACAGGAAATGTAATGTCGTGGGAG gCAGTAGAGCAGTTAAATATAAAGACACGTAACTGGAAGGATTTAGTAAATGATGAGCCTTTTACAAGAAAGGATATAATTACTATTCAAGATCCAAATAATGTAACAAAGTTTAATTTATCGACATTtcatcatattaaaaataatataagagtTGAAGATGAAG aggCTATAAGAGAAAGATCTGATCCAACTGCAAAACTAAAAACAGTGTCTATGgagacaaaagaaatattggcagaattaaaaagagattatAAAGAACcagaaattaaagaagaaactaaTAAACTGCAAGCTGATAAATTCAATgct GCTCATTATTCGACTGGTGCCGTTGCTGCAGGTTTTACCTCTACGGTAATGCCAAGAGAAACAACTCATCAAGCTGCAGTAATTGCAGAAGACTTAGTTCGATATGAACGGGTTAAAAAGAAag GATACGTAAGATTACTCACGAACTTTGGTGCCTTGAACTTAGAACTTCATTGTGATCTTGTACCAAAAACATGTGAAAATTTTGTGAAACATTGTCaaaatggttattataatgGTACAAAATTTCACAGATCCATACGAAACTTTatg atTCAAGGAGGAGATCCAACGAATACCGGTAATGGTGGAACATCTATTTGGAGTAAAGCTTTTGAAGATGAATTTAAACCAAATTTAATTCATCAAGGAAGAGGTATTCTTTCAATGGCTAATTCAGGACCAAATACAAATGGATCTCAATT TTTTATCACGTTCCGATCGTGTCGACATCTTGATCGAAAACACACTGTTTTTGGAAAAATTGTTGGAGGTTTAGAAACGTTAAATACCATAGAAAAAATCGAAGTAGACAATAAAGATAGACCAATCGAAGATATCATAATACAAGGAGTATTAGTCTTCGTAGATCCTTTTCAAGAAGCCGAGGAACAATTAATTGCCGAAAGAGCGGCAGAGGCAGAAAAATTGGCACAGGAAGcgagtaaaagtaaaaatgcagataaaaaggaagggaGCGATATTCTAAAAATTTATCGTTCGGGCGTAGGCAAATATTTGAAGATAAACAAAGACGAGAA TACAGACAAAGATGAACCATTGACCGTAGAGCCAgcttttaagaagaaaaaagttataacgaattcttttggaaatttttcttcttggtag
- the LOC124422531 gene encoding ubiquitin-conjugating enzyme E2-24 kDa — translation MSSGAGSSGTGRGRGSSLADNKPENKETKPNPKMSKALGTSAKRIQKELAEITLDPPPNCSAGPKGDNLYEWVSTILGPPGSVYEGGVFFLDIHFSPEYPFKPPKVTFRTRIYHCNINSQGVICLDILKDNWSPALTISKVLLSICSLLTDCNPADPLVGSIATQYLQNREEHDRIARLWTKRYAT, via the exons ATGTCGTCCGGGGCAGGGTCAAGTGGAACTGGAAGAGGTCGTGGTTCATCGTTGGCAGACAATAAGccagaaaataaagaaaccaAGCCAAATCCAAAGATGTCGAAAGCTCTAGGAACTTCTGCTAAAAG GATACAGAAAGAATTGGCTGAAATCACATTAGATCCACCTCCAAATTGCAG tGCAGGGCCAAAAGGAGATAATTTGTATGAGTGGGTATCTACGATATTGGGTCCTCCAGGTTCTGTATACGAAGGAGGTGTATTTTTTCTTGACATACACTTTTCTCCAGAATACCCCTTTAAACCTCCAAAG GTCACATTCCGAACACGTATTTATCATTGCAATATTAACAGTCAAGGAGTGATCTGTTTGGATATATTGAAAGACAATTGGTCTCCTGCACTTACAATTTCGAAAGTGTTACTTTCTATATGCTCCCTTCTCACAGACTGTAATCCAG CTGATCCTTTAGTGGGTAGTATAGCAAcacaatatttacaaaacaGAGAAGAACACGATCGCATAGCACGGCTATGGACCAAGCGTTATGCTACATGA